In the genome of Hevea brasiliensis isolate MT/VB/25A 57/8 chromosome 14, ASM3005281v1, whole genome shotgun sequence, the window aatAATTAATCTTGTAATGAATAAAAATGAGAACAGAAATAAATGAAAAGTGAATTAGAAAGTGTGAAAAATGCAATCCTATTAAACGGAtgaattaaattgaatcaaatcaaatctattgtgaattaaattgaatcaaaatatttttttttattcaattgttTATTAAGAATTTTTTCTTGCTATACATGATATTtgcataaaaaataaatacataaaactttggttaatttaattattttagttttttaCTAGAAAACTAAGTGTTTGTTTAGCATTAAAGTTAGAGggctaaaattaatttttttaaaaaaaatcatttttatgCTATTGAAAAAATAGTTTGGAAAaagttgttttattattttagtgttcttcTTATTAAAACttgtcaaatttaattttaaattattttttaatactctttaactaatatatttaaaaaagtatttttttttcaACAACGGCTCAAATAGCAATATCAAACAGGCCCTAAAACATGTTTAATTCCATCTACTAAATCCTAATTATCcaatttatagaaaaaaaaatcataattaattaccTATccacataaattaattatttgaaattgcttCCACAATATTTATAACGTTGGCATCACAATGTGCACAattttttcactttcttttttccaaaattttatcataaatttattttaaaaaatgacATTGCAGGTATTGAAGTTGGAGACGAGCCACTTACTAATATTAGGGTAGCTAGCcattctaatttaatttattttatacttgAGTTGGAAATAACTTGATGTAAAGTTTTGTTTTAGTGTGTGATGATTAGACTAATTGGTTGAATTCAGGGGTTTCTTTTGGGTAACCCTTTTACTGATTTAGGCATTGACATGAACGCAAGAATTCAATTTGCTCAcagaatgacacttttatcaGACCAACTTTACAAGGTTAGTTGCTCTCTATGATTATtgtattctttatttttatttttaatccattacaattttttcatttttatttttataaaaataagtaaaatttatCAATAAATGTTGAGTGTAATGGTAAAGCTCATTGCGTTCTCAAGGGAGAACTCAAATTTGATCTTTGAAAAATGTATTATTGGGAGGGGCAACCATGAACTCTAAAGGGATTAATTTTCTTTGAACTGTAAAACAGATATAaagaataatataaaaaaataataataagcaaAATAAGCttaattctatatatatatatatatatatatatatatatatatatatgaaatgctgtatttaattattttttactgttaaattttaaaaaaatttatatctaTTGATTATGAATATAAAATTAAAGAGTGTAATAAGTCAAAAGTAAAAGATAATGGATATAATAGGCCAAATTAAGAATTGTTAGTAAACTTTATCTAAAATATTTCAAGGACATATATTGGGGCATTTAATTTGTTAAAAATTGGTGCAAATATAAACATAATTTATTGATTTAGAGAAGTATACCTTCTTAATTAAGCCATAAGTGTCATCTAATAATGATATTTTGTAAAATTGTTTGAGATATATCTTCTTAAAATGCATTTTTTgaaaatcaactttaaaaattaatgTGCAATGTCTTTATGTTTTCCAGTCGACTAAAGAAGATTGCAATGGCGAGTACTTTTTCGCCCCAGATCCAAGCAATGTAGCTTGTATTACTAATCTCCAAGCTGTCAAAAATGTGAGAAGGATTAAAACTCTATTTCCTTAATTAAGATATGTTTCTCATGCAGTTATGCTTCAAGATTACTTAATAAGTAGCTTTCTTATCTCATAGTGCCTTGAAAAGATATATCTTCCCAATGTATTGGAGCCAAAATGTTCTGAATTTCTTTCTCCAAAACCAATTACACTAGAGTGGAATACTCGGAACAGTTATTTGGAAAAGACTTTTCTTGATGTTCTTATCTCAACTGCTCAGCTTCCACAACCATGGTGTCGGGTAAGTCTCTTTCTAGCTCTCTGCAAGTAACAATCGATAGATATGTAataattattattcttttttCACAATTGGCTCTGCGTACCTTCTGCAAATAGTTACCGATTCTTATTCTTTTGCAGATTTACAACATGGTGCTGTCAtatatttgggctaatgataaaACTGTCCAAGCAGCTCTTCATGTTCGAGAGGTATggcaaataatatttaattaacaaaGAAAAAAGTGTATTGTATATTTATCTTATATATACCAATTGCTTCGATAACCAGGGAACCATAAAGGGTTGGGAGAGATGCAATAGCAGCTTAAATGCCACTAATTACGCACATGATATCACATCCAGTGTTTCGTATCAACAAAACCTTACCAAGAAAGGCTTTCATGCTTTAATTTACAGGTATGCAATATGCATGAAGGATAAAGCTTAGGCAACTTCTGCTAACATGGTCATTCATTTTCTCTCATTTCATTTCCTAATCATTGCGCTTTAACTAGAATTCAAATTCATCAATTCCATCGTGAAAATGATATTACTGAACTAAATCTCATTAGTTTATCCTTTCATTTCCCAATTATCACacatttgagattttttttttaatcttgtaaTCTATTTATCTCAATCTTGTAATCTACTGATCAAATTCTAAGCTTGAATTTGAAATTTGATACATCTTaatatttatcaacatacatgtaTAAAGGATGATCCGGTGTACAAAGCATTCAACACTCATGGGGAGAAAGGTTACTCTACTTCGCAGAGAGGCTGTTTCTGTGATATTCACATATAAGAAAAGAATGAATGATTATATGCTTTAAGTGTAataatatttgaatttttaattttaatttcatatgcAGTGGTGATCATGACATGGTTGTACCACATGTGGGCACACAACAAtggataaattctctaaatttaacCGTTAAAGATGATTGGCGTCCATGGTTCGTCAATAGTCAAATTGCAGGGTTAGTTTTCAGATTGAACTTTTGATTATGATTTTGCAAATTTACTTCCATCTAATTATTTCATTTCCATGTTCTATTTCATGATCATTTGAAATTAACTTTGTAATCAATTTTGCTGCAACTATGTAACTATGTATTCGAAGAACAAGTACATTTTGACGTATGCAACTGTTAAGGCAAGTAAAAGGCTTTGCTTCGTTCTCCCTTCATACATACTTATGAACTCTAACAAAAGCTACAAAAGgaaaatttcctctcttttttttaatattttcttgaTCATGAACAGGGAGCAGGTCAGACAGCAGAATACAAACCCGTGCAATGCCTTGCCATGGTTGATAGGTGGTTTGCAGATTATCTACTGTAGAATATAAACTTCTACCGAAAaggaaatttttttaattagatattttatttgttttaatttgtcatttttgttGTGAGGGTCCATTTTTCTGTTTGGTTACGTGGTCAATTTGCATTGCTGTCTCAGGTTCCTAAAGAATGCATTGTTTTCGAGTTTGAAAAGCATAACAATCAAATTTTATTTGCAAACAAAGATAAGTGCATGCCTTCATTTAGATCACCAAAAACACGCTTCGATTGATTACAAAAGAGTGATCCATGtttgacatttttttttttatcgaaaGAGCAAGCCTTCTAAACCATAAGAAGTACATGTGTAGATGGAAGAACCAGACCATTAAAACACACAAATTATGACAAACAGAGATGTTTTACGGAGATCAGAAAGCCAAGCCAGATTCACTGAACTTCTGCTCAGTTATTTGGTCAATTCGAGCTGCCATTTCAGCTGTCAAATAGTTTTCCAATCACCAGCCTTACCTCTCCTGAAAAATGCATTGTTTTCAATTCTGAAAGGTCCTGCTGCAGAAGTGTGCTTTTTACTCTTATTCACCTCCAAATTGCTAAGAAACTCAAAGCTGCACAAGTCAACAACTTTCTGCACCAATCCTTGTCTTTCTTCTTCCATGGAGAAAGGGCAACCCATGAACTCTGCCATTCTCGACATAGGAGAAGGTATCATTCTGTAAATCCTCATATTTGATAAACACTACTCTCTCCGGAAATTGATGGCTTGCTTTCCAATACCCCAAAACATGATCCCAGTAAGTCCCGTAAGGAATAACTCCTTCACAAAATTTCTCATATGCCTCCTCCAGTGGAAAGGCTTCTGCGCTTGTACCTCTCATCTTACCAGAAAAGTGCCACAACGAAATTAACAAATCCTTGGGATCCCTGCAAATGTAAATAATTTTACACTTGGACTCTATTATGGACTTGGGCAAGGAGGTGTAGGGAATGTGAGTGGCTACAAGTGGAAGGTCTGGGTCTCTGTTATAAGCTAAATGATCAATAAAGGGCACAATATCATGCGGCAATTCGGTAAGTAAAGGATTTGTAGAGGATTCGCTGAACTGCTTTCTCGTCAGAATGGCAAAACATAGGGCTTTAAGCCAAGTTGTACCAGATTTTGGATGGCTGCAAGTGATAATATCAGTAGGCTGAGCTATGAAGTGTTCCTGTGCTGACATGATGCCTTCCAAGTAAGCTGGAAAGCACCAAAAGCCTTGGTATTGATGGGGCTGTTGAGAGTATTGTCGCTCTTCTTGAGAAAGGGTTGAGATGATGGTATGATTTCTTGGAGAGGCATTGTTCCCTGAAACAGGAACATCACTCTTCTTGGAGAAAATTGAATCTGATTCCATATGAAGAATCAGATAGGATCAAGAACTATCGATATGAAAGATCTCAAATGGTCAAATAAGCTAAAGAACTATTGATTTGAAAGATCTCAAATGGGCTACAGACTATGATATAGGAACTAAGCTTAGCGCGAAATTTTAGATATTGGGCCCGCAGGGGGACAAGATAATCTTTTTGATATTGGGCCCGCAGGGGGACACGTTTTAAGCAGATGGCTCTTTCGCCGAATTCAAAAcaagaacactaaaataaaattcattaattatttttttattaaaataattaactacTACTAAAATAACTTAAGAAAAATGACATTACAGCTAATCCTTATTTTATCACAAATTGGTGGAGGCATGCACATGTAAGGTGGCCCTTGTCATTTTTTTTAATCCAATGGTGCGGTTTCACGTTtgcttattttttaattttattggagctaattaaaaaattagttataatcagaaaataaaatatCTGAATACAAAATGGGCATATCTGAATGGAATATCCAAAAATATCCGATCATATTGTAATCCCAAAGACTGAATAGCTGACAAATTTTTATTGCAAACTTAGACGAGTACAAGCCTTCATTCATATCATTAAAAACATACTTAGGTTGATCACAGAAGAGTGATAaacattcaaattaatttttattaaaaactaAAGATAATAGCTGCAATCATTCTAAGCTATAAGAGCATACCAGACCATTCTAAAACACAGGCAAAATTATTAAACTGACACAAAGATGTTTATGGAGCTTTAAAAGACAAGCCAGAACCACTGAACttctgttcagttatttgatcaattgtagcTGCCATATCAGCTGTCAAATAGTTCTCCCAATCACCAACCTTACCTTTCCTAAAAAATGCATTCTTTTCAACTTTCCAAATATGTCTTAATGAAGAGCTGTGCTTTTTACTCTTATTCACCTCCAAATTGCTAAGAATTTCAAAGCTGCACAAGTCGACGACTTTTTGCACTAATCCTTGTCTTTCTTCTTCCATGGAGAAAGGGCAACCCATGAACTCTGCCATTCTCCTGACATAGGAGAAGGTGTCATTTTGCAGATCTTCATATTTGATGAAGAGCATTCTCTCAGGAAATTGAAGGCTTGCTTTCCAAAAACCCAAAACATGATCCCAGTAAGGGCCACCATGATAGAGTCCTTCACAAAATTTCTGACATGCCTCCTCCAGTGGAAAGGTTTCTGCCCTTGTACCTCTTAACTTACCAGCAAAGTGCCACATTGAAACAAACGAATCCTTGGGATCCCTgcagatgtaaataattttacacTTACACTCTACAACGGACTTGGGCAAGGAAGTGTAGGGCATGTGAGTGGACAAAAGTGGAAGTTCAGGGTCTCTGCTGGTAATGTCAGTGAAGGATAAAGTTTCAATAAAGGGCACAACATCATGTGGAAGCTCAGAAAGTAAAGGATTTGTAGAGGGATAGATAAAACGTTTTCTTGTCAGAATGGCAAAAGACAGGGCTTTAAGCCAAGTTGTTCCAGATTTTGGATGGCTGCAAATGAAAATATCAGTAGGTTGAGCTTTGAATTGTTCCTGTGCAGACATGATACCTTGAAGCATAATTTGACTGAACCGAAAGCCTTGGTATTCACGGATTTGCTGAGACTGATACCATCTATCTTCAGTTCGTGGAAGGGTTGAGATGATCTCCTTATACTTTGTATGATTTGTTGAAGATGCGTTGGTTTCTGAAACAGGAGCATCACTTTTATTGGATAAAATGCAAGATGGTTCCATGAGTGAAAGCAAATACCCTCAACTCTCAAGAACCATCTATGGAAAAACTCATATGGGCTATGGACTACATCTATTATATAGGAAAAAGAAACATTAATAATTAGGGCTAATTTGGGAATTTTCATCTAAGCCAAATTTATTATGCACTAGGTGAGATAATTTttccttaaatttaaaatatgttaCACAAAAGATAACAAGTTACTTTTTTTATCGtaattgatttataattttattttgtaattttgAATAATGTTATATTTagattcatgaatttaaatttataaatttgaattTGAATCAAATACTAAAGTTTTCTAGCTAGGAGATTGGTGGCTAGTAACTCGTGGGCATTCACGGAGGCCCATAAATGTTCTCAGTCCCTAGAGAGCTACGAGAGACTGAGAATGTCAAGAGCTCTGCCAAGCCTCACCAGTCTGTCCAACATCTCCGTGGCTCTGTTCTGCTCTTCATCACGATGTTGGTTCTTCCTTGGCTTACTTGTGTTCTTAGGGTGGATGTCTCAAAAATCAAGTTACAGTTAACATACTATTAAGGCAAATTTTGCTATCATTGTAGACTTGCAGTGATTTCCTCCGTACCATTGCTCAACTTAATTTTTAGTCTTGAATTATGGATCCTTATTGAATCTTTTTAGTCTTGCATTGGGCCCTAGGCCTCTTAATTCTGCTCGTCCTAGccctttatatatgtatatatacatatattccgTATTTATGTAAAGCCTAATGgttagaaaatattaaaatttttcactAATCAACAATTATAttcaaactttttaattttaggCCACATTCAAGGTGCAGGTTGAGTCAGACTCGTTGGAGCATTGTTTCTGCTGTTAATGTCTGCTCTTCTCATCTGGGTCCTTTGGATTTGCTGGTGGATGATGTTAAGTTGGCCATGCAGTTGTTTTCTTCGCGTGTAGCTTCCATTATGTTCAACGATCCAGCAACCAGGTGGCATATTTGCTTGTGGCCCATAATTCAGTTCATGGTTTATCACTACAAAAATATTACCGAAATAGCAACGGAACTTAGAAAAGAATTATGCCCATTTCTAATTTGCAGTGGACTTACAACGTAAtagaaactaaatttatttattaggTATCGTAATGAACTAGAACGAAGTGGAAACAAAAAAAGAATTTATTGTTATTTTTGGCATTAAAAAATAGTGCGATATTTAGAAACAAaatgaaaatagaaattaaaaacaGTAAATTTCTATTTTTAATCTCAGCACAAAAAAGTTTATCTCAAAATTTAGAAACAGATTAAAAATAGATTAGAAATAGATTGGAATCCGTTTCTAAATTAGAAATggattcaattttatttttaatctgtTTCTAAATTATAGTGAATGAAAGgaagtttaaaatttagaaaaagatTACAAATTCCGTTTCTAAATTAGACAGGgattcaatacaatttctaatcTATTTCTAAATTGTAAAGAATAAAAGGAAGATTGAAAATTTAGAAACAGATTCTAAAATCCATTTCTAAATTTAGAATTTTCGTTTCTAAATTAGAAAGAGATTAAATTCtgcttttaatctatttttaaatCGTCGATATTGAAAATTATGGAGGAAAATAactcacttaaaaaaaaaaaaatagaaacagACTccccaatcaatttccaaagctGGGAACGGATTTTAAAATCTGTTTCATCCGTTTTTAAATTGTGGACCTTAAAATTAATGATGAGAATTATTCcgctttttttaaaatttagaaactaACATGAAAACACGTTTCTattccattttaaatttaaaaatgaatttagaaatCTGATTCTAATTTTTGAAGGAAAAAATCCCTCTATTTTTCTaaattgcttataaaaaaaaccttctcatttcattcattctttcattttcttttttcttccatTTCACTCTTTCTTCTACTTCTTTTCATTTCTCTTtctttcatttccattcatttctTCCTCACTctcttcattttatttttcatataatttttttttcctttccattTATACTTTTTTTCCATTCCATTTTCTCTTATTTCATTCTTTCTTCCATTTTATTtcgttttctttctcattttcttcctTTTATCTTTTAGTTcgtttttctcttatttttttattaataattttttatttcatttttctctattttttcattttcttttacttcatttttctcttattttttttcataactctttctcccattttaattttattagtaatttaatttttagtaatttttactATGATATAGTTATCGTAATTTtctgtttaatttatttttatttgtaatttttaataatattttttttatatttttttagtattaATGTTTTTTTATTaggaatatattaataaattttttagtaatttatttttttaatatttttattataacatATTAATGATAATTCTCCATTtgtatttttattagtatttttttaatatttttatatttattttataatattagtaATAGTATTTACATTgtattttttaatagtaatttattgtttttttaattacttttaaAATGACTTCAAAATAAATGGTTTAAcaataaattacttttttttgcctttattaattagaaatgaaaaaaaattttgtttctaaattttttttaaatattttttcttacTAGAAATGGATTAGAAACAGAATTCCTTTTCGAAATAGAAATGGATTATGAGCAAACAAGAATTTGTTTTTAATTCGAAACAGTTTTATCTCTTTTTCTGAATTCTGTTTCTAATTCGTTGCTAACTAGAAATAgattaaaaatggaaaaaaataaaaacaattagAAACAGAATtagtttcatttctaatttaTTTAGAAATGAATAGAAATTTCCGTTTTTATAGTTATTAGAAACAAACTAATTAGAAACAGATTTTTCCCGTTTCTAAAACAAATTAGAAATAGAAATCTTTAATTTAGAAGCAGAAAATTCTGTTTCTAAAttgttttttaatttcttgtagtgtTATATGCTTTCATGATGATAATGTTCCTAGTAACATTGTTAATGCCATTATGGGTGATGTTGGTGATTGATTTTGTTCTATGAAATTTTCTTTCATAATTCAAATTATTAActataataaaatgaaaaataatatattatatataaatgaacTATGTTGAAAAAACACAGTACAACCTGTTTTAATaatgtattttgaaaaaaaaaagaaggcatattagttaatttaacatctatttacaataataataataataataataataataataataataataataataataataataatatgatttCTTACACGATTCATTTAATTTCTAGGTTGAATCGTTAAAGCGGTATAGCagtaataagttttaccttaTAACTCAATATATTGAAAATACCTCAAGTATTATCACAACCTTACAActccattcatttatttttattcgttatttttgaaaaattattttgtttaaaattatttatcattttaaaaagattaataagtattaattaattttttttctaatttttcatcTCTACTAAACATATAATAACTATTTCTATGATTTTCTAAAACCTTATCACCTCTCTCTCTTGATTATTTCACTTGTGTCGCAGTAACTACTATTTCTACaatttagaggcaaattaatggatagaaaa includes:
- the LOC110637275 gene encoding serine carboxypeptidase-like 18, producing MAHLKFLFNPLYIRGDSYSGITVPMLVQEISNGIEVGDEPLTNIRGFLLGNPFTDLGIDMNARIQFAHRMTLLSDQLYKSTKEDCNGEYFFAPDPSNVACITNLQAVKNCLEKIYLPNVLEPKCSEFLSPKPITLEWNTRNSYLEKTFLDVLISTAQLPQPWCRIYNMVLSYIWANDKTVQAALHVREGTIKGWERCNSSLNATNYAHDITSSVSYQQNLTKKGFHALIYSGDHDMVVPHVGTQQWINSLNLTVKDDWRPWFVNSQIAGEQVRQQNTNPCNALPWLIGGLQIIYCRI
- the LOC110641700 gene encoding flavonol sulfotransferase-like, whose product is MEPSCILSNKSDAPVSETNASSTNHTKYKEIISTLPRTEDRWYQSQQIREYQGFRFSQIMLQGIMSAQEQFKAQPTDIFICSHPKSGTTWLKALSFAILTRKRFIYPSTNPLLSELPHDVVPFIETLSFTDITSRDPELPLLSTHMPYTSLPKSVVECKCKIIYICRDPKDSFVSMWHFAGKLRGTRAETFPLEEACQKFCEGLYHGGPYWDHVLGFWKASLQFPERMLFIKYEDLQNDTFSYVRRMAEFMGCPFSMEEERQGLVQKVVDLCSFEILSNLEVNKSKKHSSSLRHIWKVEKNAFFRKGKVGDWENYLTADMAATIDQITEQKFSGSGLSFKAP